One Loxodonta africana isolate mLoxAfr1 chromosome 6, mLoxAfr1.hap2, whole genome shotgun sequence DNA window includes the following coding sequences:
- the LOC100668771 gene encoding aquaporin-12A, with product MATLNASLAFFFGTFALCEAARRACRVLLPAGTYVSFAREAVGAVQLGACCLELRVLVELGPWTAGLGSDLLLTPVLLLFLGHGASLDGASANPTGALQEFLLGEASMPGTLLKLAAQALGMVAARALVQLCWSWELSFLHVFQNLLAAECSSALRTSVPHGTLVEGVCAFLFHLTLLRFRHSPPALRVPAVALLVAILAYTAGPLSCAFFNPALASAVTFHCSGHTLLEYAQVYWLGPLTGMILAVLLYQGNLPRLFQRNLFYSQKSKYRTPRGKPAPGPGYLQTPAKGRSGGDPGQSRTGQALCPN from the exons ATGGCCACACTGAATGCGTCCCTGGCCTTCTTCTTTGGCACCTTCGCCCTCTGTGAGGCGGCCAGGAGGGCATGCAGGGTCCTGCTCCCAGCAGGCACCTACGTCAGCTTCGCCCGAGAAGCAGTGGGTGCAGTGCAGCTTGGGGCCTGCTGCCTAGAGCTGAGGGTGCTGGTGGAGCTGGGGCCGTGGACCGCGGGCCTGGGGTCTGACCTCTTGCTGACACCAGTTCTCCTGCTTTTCCTGGGGCACGGGGCATCTCTGGACGGGGCCTCGGCCAATCCCACTGGGGCCCTGCAGGAGTTCCTCCTGGGTGAGGCGTCCATGCCTGGCACGCTGCTGAAGCTGGCCGCCCAGGCACTGGGCATGGTGGCCGCTCGGGCCCTGGTCCAGCTCTGCTGGTCCTGGGAGCTCAGCTTCCTGCATGTCTTTCAGAACCTTCTGGCCGCAGAATGCAGCTCAGCCCTTCGCACGTCCGTGCCCCACGGCACCCTGGTGGAGGGCGTCTGTGCCTTCCTCTTCCACCTGACCCTGCTCCGCTTCCGGCACAGCCCTCCTGCCCTCAGGGTCCCAGCCGTGGCTCTGCTGGTCGCTATCCTGGCCTACACAG CTGGGCCCTTATCGTGTGCCTTCTTCAACCCTGCGCTGGCCTCTGCAGTCACCTTCCACTGCTCAGGGCACACCTTGCTGGAGTATGCCCAGGTGTACTGGCTGGGTCCTCTGACAG GGATGATCCTGGCTGTCCTGCTGTATCAGGGCAACCTCCCCCGGCTTTTCCAGAGGAACCTGTTCTACAGCCAGAAGAGCAAGTATCGGACCCCCAGAGGGAAGCCAGCCCCAGGGCCTGGGTACCTCCAGACCCCTGCAAAAGGAAGGAGCGGCGGGGACCCTGGGCAGAGCAGGACAGGCCAGGCACTATGTCCCAACTGA